In Myxococcales bacterium, the sequence GGGTCTTGCTGACCGACGCGAAGGCTAGACCACGCAAGGGGTCGTCATCAAGGTGGCCTGTCAGCGAAGCCAACGATCCACCGCTCCGGGCCACGCGGCGACCGACGCAACCCTCAGGAGTCCTCCCAGTCGACCCAGCCCACAGCCCACATCGTTCTTCGCGAGGAAGGCCTTCACGGCCGCGCCCACGGTTGCGTCGCGTCGAAGCCCGTCCTGAGTTCCTTTTTCGTCGGGTCGACGCAACTTCGATCGCGTCGCTGCCGATGTGACGTTCATGACGCTTCCCCGTCAGGTCGTAGCCGGTCGGACTTACCTCACCAGTCGCCGTTGCACGCAGCGGCAGCACTTGCTGCGTCCCGATGCGCGCGTCGAGCAGATCTACCTCTACTGCCTCGCGGAGGCGTGCGAGCGCTACAAGATCACGCTGCATGGCTTCATCGCGATGAGCAACCACCAGCACCTGCTCGTCCGCGACAACCTCGGGAACTACCCCGAATTCTTCGCCCACTTTCACAAGATGACCGCGAAGGCCCTCAACGCGCACTGGGGTCGCTGGGAAAACCTTTGGGCCACCGAGCAGCCCAACGCCGTCTACCTCGTTGAAGCCCAAGACCGCTTCGACAAGCTCATCTACCTTCTCTGCAATCCCGTCGCGGACCACCTTGTCGAGCGAGTCGCCGAGTGGCCCGGGGCGTCGTCGTTCGGCCAACATCTTCGTGGTACGACAAGGACCATCAAGCGCCCACGCGGCTTCTTCCGCGAAGACGGCCCGATGCCGCAAGAGGTGACCCTTCGCATCGAGCCCGTGGACGGCTTCGACCACCTCGCGGCCAAGGAATGGGCCGACAAGGTCGCCGCCGCGGTCCGCGCCCAAGAGGAGACGGCGAAAGCGCACCGCGCAAAGACGGGTCGACGCGTGCTCGGACGCAAAGCCGTGCTCGGGACCGCGCCGACGAGCAGGCCCCGCACGGTCGAACCTCGCCGCAAGCTCCGGCCCCATGTGGCATGTCGCAACACCGAGCGGCGGCGCCAGGAGCTCTCGGCGCTCCGCGGCTTCCGAATCGCCCACCGCGACGCGCGACTCCGATGGATCGGAGGTGAGAGGCGCACCGTCTTCCCAGAGGGCACCTATCGCTTCGCCGCGTTGGGAGTGCGCTGCAAGGGCGCCGCGCCAACGTAGCTAGCTAGCCGGCGCCCTGAACCGCCCGCGCCGATCTCCGAAGGCGCCGCGCGCTGCTCACGAGCGCGCGCGATGGGAGGACTGTAGCTCGCCGTGAGCGGCAAGGGCACGCGACCCGTGGCCCACAGCGCTCGCCGCGCTTGCGCTTCGCGTCCAGCAGTTCTGTGGGGCAACTTGGGATGCGATCGCGCCCGTCGATGACGCTCGACGGCAGCGCCGGTGCCGCTCGCGCCAGCGGGCCCGCGGCCCCGCGGCCCCGCGGAAGTCAACCCAGGTCCGGCCGCGGCACATCGGCAGGCGCGCGCCGGCGCGGCGCCGCGACGACAGGGGTGTTGCATCGAGGGATCGGTCAGTCGTCGATATGCGCCCAAGGCCCTGTCCCGGCGTCGACCTCCGGCTGGCGGGGGCCCCGGGCCTCTCGCTCCAGCCGCCGACTACTGGCAGGTCACTTGGGCCATGACCAAGCCGGCGCCGCCGTCGAGCGAGTTTTGCTGCGTGATGACGACGGCGCGGCCCGTCGCATCGAAGACCACGTCCGCTTGGCGCGCGACGTCTTCGCCGTTGCTGATGCCGGCCGCTGTCGACACTGGCGTCGACCACGCGGAGGAGCCGGCGCCCGCGCGAGCGATGTAGATCGACGGCGTGCGATACGTGAGGGCCACGACGCTCGCCGCGGGCCCCTCCTTGAGGCGAAGCGACGTGGCCGCGCCGAGATCGTGCTCCGGCGAAAAGCCGGCGCCAGTATCGAGGCGCGTGTAGGCCTTGCCGCCCCGCAGGTAGCCCACCGTCGTCCGATCAAGATCGTCGACGACGAGCGCCGGGTTGGATGTTCCCGTCGCGTTGACCGTCGTCGGCGCCCCGAAGGTCCCGGCGATGGCGTTGTACTTCATGAAAGCCATCGCCCCGCCCACCTCGTACGCGATGGCTGCGTCGCCGGTGGAGAGAAGGGCGAGGGTGAAGCGGGCCGTCGAGCCTCCCCCGATGGGGAAGTTCTTCTTCTTGGCGGCGACCCAATGCGAGCCGTCGTAGGTCGACACGTAGAGATCGTTGCCGCCGGCGCCGTCGGACACGTACCACAGGGCCGCAGCCTTCCCGGCAGCGTTGGTCACGACGCGCATCCCGAGCGCCAAAGGCGGTCCGACCAAATCGGTGGCCACCCATTTTGACTGCACCGTGTCCCAGCGGTCGGCCACCATCGCCGTGCCGGTCCGGTAGAGACTGATGGCGCCGCCGGCGCGCAGCGGCGCCATGGCAATCTTGTCCGTCCCGCCACCGGCGATGGAGGCCAAGCTCTCCGCCGTGAGCGTGCCCGTTGCAAGGTCGACGGTGCGTCGGCTCGCATCTTGAAACGTGTACGCGCGGCCCGCGTTGTCCACAGCGACGGGCGCCCCGAGGGCGAAGGTCGTGATGCCAAGATCTTGTTCCGGCAGGAGCGTGCTGCCATCCATCACGCGCGCCTTGGCGTGGTACTGGCCATCGCCAGAGGTCGCCGACGTCTGAAACCACGTGGCGATCCACCGGCCGCTCGGGCCCGTTGCCGCGGACACGGAGGCCGAGCCGTCGATCCCGCCCTTGCTGTCGAGCTGCGTCACGGCGCCGCAGGTGAAGGTCGTCGACGCGTCGGGCGCAGCGCTGTCTCCGCCGGCATCGAGCGTCGTGGCGTCGCTGGCGTCCGAGGTCGGGGTCGGCGCGTCGATGAGCGACGCGTCGGTCGGCGTCGTTGCGTCACTCTTCGAGCCGGCATCGAGGTCGAGCCCAGCGTCCGCGTTCGGCGTTCCGTTCTCGTCGGAGTCGACGCAAGACGCGGCGGCGAGGAGCGACATCAAGACAACAAGCGAGCCGCGTGTGGAGTGCATCGGCGCATCTACTCACGAGAAGGCGCGTAGCACAACGGAGTCGACCTCACGCGCCGGAAGGGCTTGCGCTTCCTGATGTAGGGCAGCCTCACGCGCGACGGCGTCTGGCGCGTGATTCCCGGCGCGACATGAGCCCAAGGCACCCTAGCGCTGCCCGCTACCCGTTGGGTTGGAGGTGCGCCGCGCGGCCCCAACGTCGGAACGCTCAGGAGTCCTCCCAGTCGACCCAGCCCACATCGTTCTTCGCGAGGAAGGCCTTCACGGCCGCGCCCACGGTTGGGAAGAAGAACTCGTGGCCGATGCGCTTCTGCAGACCGTACCGCTGGAGGCGGTCCTTCACCGGGTCCTTCAGCTCGGCGAACGCGAGCTCGACGTTGCGCGTCGCCAGCTCCTTGTCCAGCTCCTCGATCATCTCGGCGGCGGTCGTGTCTACGTCGGTGATGGGCTCGGCGGCGACGACGACCCACTTGACCGTCGTCGCCGAGTCGTCGACCGCATCGAGAATGCGCGCCCGGAACATGTCGGCGTTCGCGAAGAAGAGCGGCGCGTCCCACCGGTAGAGGACGAGCCCGGGGACCTGCTTGGCGTCCGGATAGCGTTTGAGATCGTGGTAGCCCTTCACGGCGTGGGCGCGGCCGAGGATGGCGTCGTGGGGCCGCCACGCGCGCCGGACGAAGTCGAGGATCGAGACGCCGACGGTCACCGCGATGCCGGGGATCACGCCGAGCGCGGCGACGGCGACGAAGCCCACCATGGAGAGGACGAAGTCACTCCGCCGCACCCTGTAAAAGATGCGCAGCGAACGGAGGTCGAAGAGACGGAGCGCTGCCGTGATGACGACGGCGGCCAAGGCCGTCGTCGGGAGGTTCTCGAGCAGCCACGGAGCGGCGAGGAGCAGCACCGCGATCGCTAGCGCGCCGACGACGCCGGTGAGCTGTGTCTTCGAGCCGGCCGACTCGGCCACCGGTGTGCGCGACGAACTGCTGCTGACGGGAAAGCCACGGAAGAACCCGCCAGCGAGGTTCGCGAGTCCCAGTCCTATCAGCTCGCGATTCGGGTCTACGCGGTAGCCGTGCCGGGCCGCGAAGGTCCGTGAGAGGACGCTCGTGTCCGCGAACGAGACGAGGGCGATGCCGACGGCGGCGACGAACATCTGTCCGACGTCGGCGAGGTGCACGGCTGGCAGAGAGGGGAGCGGCATGCCGCGCGGCACAGCGCCCACCACCGCAAGCTCGCCACCGAGGTGAAAGACCGTTACGACGATCGTGGCGAGGACGACCGCAATGAGGATGCCCGGGATCTTCGCAGACACCGCACGCAGGCCCAAGATGAGCGCGAGGCACGCGCTTCCGAGGCCGAGCGCGAGGAGCTTCGTCTGGCCGTCGGCTACGCCGTGCACGACGCCCAGCGCGCCGTCGAAGGCCCCCGTTGCTTTGACCGAGAAGCCGAGGAGCTTCGGGAGCTGCGTCACGAGAACCGTGAGCGCGATGCCGTTCATGTAGCCGACGCGGACGGGCTTCGAGAGCAGATCCGTCAGAAAGCCGGCCTTGAGGAGGCCGCCGGCGACGCAGAGGAGGCCGGTGAGGATCGCGAGGAGTGAGCCCAGGGCGACGGCGCGCTCCGGATCACCCGCCGACGACGCGATCACGGCGGCCCCGACGAGCGCGGCGAGCCCCGAATCGGGACCCAAGACCATGATGCGCGATGGGCCGAAGATCGCGTACGCGAGGAGCGGGACGATGGTCGCGTAAAGGCCGGTGATGGCCGGGAGCCCCGACGCCTCCGCGTACCCCATGCCGGCGGGGACGAGGATGGCCGTCAGGACCAGACCGGCGCCGAGGTCCTGCGCGAGCCACCGGCGCTGGTAGTGGCGCAACATCCAGAGACCCGGGAGCCACGTCGCGAAGCGTGTGGCGGGCGGCGGAATACCGACGCCGGCAGCCGACACCGGAGGTGGGGCGTCGTCGCCGGTCGAGGAGGAGGGGCGGAGCGAATTACTCACGGGCCATAGGCTTCACCACCCTCGTCGACTCTCCGCAAGTCTCGCTCCATCAATGGGGCGCCGACGCGGCCGCAGTCACGCTAAGAGGGGGCGCAATAGGAGGCAGCGGGGACGCTCGTGGGCGGTGGGTTACGAGAGCTCAAGGGCGCCGCCGCGCCTCCACGATGTACTGGTCGGGCAGCGCGATCCGCGAGGCCTTGGCTGAGAGACCTGCGCCCACGAGCGCCGCGATGACCGCGTCGGGCTTGACGCGCAGGCTCGCTGGCGGGCCACGGTGGCCGGAAGCGCGGAAGTCCACGACGAACAGTCTTCCGCCGGGCCTTAGCGCAGCGGCGAGGCCTCGCGCGTAGTCGCCGGGCTCCGCGAGGTGGTGCCACACGTGCACGACGAGGATGCGGTCGACGCTCTGGGCGGCGAGCCCCGAGGTCGTCTTGGTGGCCCGTAGGGTGTGCAGGTTGGGGAGCCTCTCGCGGCGCGCGCGCTGACGCAGGAAGCGCACCATGCCCGGCTCGAGATCCGTTGCGATGACCTTGCCTTGAGGTAGGGCACGAGCGAGGCGCACGGCGAAGTACCCCGTGCCCGCTCCGACGTCGGCGACGGTCATCGTGGGTTTGAGCGCGAGCGCGCGCAGCACGTCGTTGGGGCGTTGCCACGCGTCGCGTGTTGGATCCTCGAGCACCCGGGAGAGGGCGCTCGCGTCGGCGAAGGTGTGGTGCGCCCTCGCCGCCCCGTGAGGAGGGTGCCCGTGGTCGTGCTCGTGCTCGTGATGCGGCACGCCCCCGCGTTTCCCGCCGGTACGCCCACGGCTCGAGGGCCGCGCGCGCTTGCGCGTCGCGAGGCGACCGCGCACGTCCTCGCTCAGCGCCGCGAGCGTCACCTCGCTGAGGCGCGTGAGGAGCAGCGACTCGGCATCCTCGAACGACTTGCGCAGGCCGGCGTTGACCGCCTCCTCGACGACGCAGCCGGGCGCCTCCGTTCGGTTGCCTATGGCGAGCAGAGAAGGGGAGCCGAGCGCCGCGTAAACGTCGCGCAGGGTGAGCTTCGTGAGATCGCGGGTCAGGGTCCACCCGCCGCCATGGCCCTTCTCCGACTGGACGTATCCCTTCTCGCGAAGGCCGGCCATCACTCGGCGGAGCACGACGGGATTCGTGTCCATCGCCTTCGCGAGAACCGCCGACGTCACGGGGCGGTCGTTCTGCGCCATGTGCAAGAGGACGTGCAGCACCCCAGACAAGCGGCTGTCCCGTTTCATGCAACTTACGATGTTGCGAGATGACCTGTGTGTCAAGGGACGTCGCGGGGCCGCAGCTTCGCCTCGTCGCTCGGGCTACCATCGCAGGCGATGCAACAGCGAGACTACCTCCAGCGGCTCATCGAGCAGGTCGCGGCCACCGTCGCCAGGGCCCTCGGCGCTGCCAAGGACGGCCAGGCCGAGGAGGCGCTGCGGATACTCGACGAAGCTTGGCTCGCCAACATTGGAATGCGGCGAAGCGACGCGGTGCGCCTCGACGGCGCCACGCTTCAGCTCATGCTGGGCGACAAGACGCCGCTGGCGGCGCGCCTGTTCGAGGCGCAGGCGCTTATCGAAGACGGGCGCGGCGACGCCGTTGAGGCGGCGCTCGCGCGGCGTCGAGCCATGGCGCTCGGAGGCCCTCGTCTCCCGTAGCGGCGCGTGCGACGATGCTCCGACTGGCTCGACCCATGACGAAGAAGGACCTGCTCGCCGGCGCCACCGTTCTCGGGACCCTTCTCGTAGGGGGCGGCGCGTCCGCCAAGACGGTCGAGATCGGACCCGCGGATGACGCGGAGGCAGCGATCCAAGGGCTCGCCGCCGGTGACGAGCTCGTGCTGCGTGGCGGTACCTACACCTTCACGTCCCGGTTTGGCGTGAGCGTGAAGGGCACCGCCGCAAACCCCATCGTCGTTCGGGCCAAGGCCTCCGAGCGCCCTGTGTTTTACAGCGCCGACGCGTCACAGAACCTCGTCGACTTCGATGACGTCGAGTACGTCACCTTCCGCGGCATCGAGTTCAAGGGCGGCTCGCACGGGCTGCGACTCATCAAAGCCCGCTTCGTCACCGTCGAAGACTGCGAGATCCACGAGACCGACGACGTCGCCCTCTCGGCCAACAGCGGCGGACCGTACGAGGGGCTGCAGATACTTCGGAATCACATCCACGACACCGGCGGCACGGGCGAGGGGATGTACCTGGGCTGCAACTCGAACGCGTGTCGGGTCACGGGCAGCCTCATCGCCGGAAACCACGTGCACCACACCAACGGTCCGACGGTCATCCAGGGCGACGGCATCGAGCTCAAGGAGGGCAGCTACGACAACGTCATCCGCGACAACGTCATCCATGACACAAAGTACCCGTGCATCCTGACCTACAGCGTCGTCGGCAACGGCGGTCCAAACATCATCGAGCGCAACGTGATGTGGAATTGCGGCGACCACGCGATCCAATCGGCCGCGGACGCGATCATTCGCAACAACATCATTCTCTCGGCGAACGCTGACGGCATCGCGATGCAGCCCCACCAGGCCGGCGCGCCATCCAACCTGATCGTCGTGCACAACACGATCCTCAAGGCGCAGAACAAGGCCGTCTCCGCGAGCGGCATCACCGGCTCCGTCGTCATCGCCAACAACGCCGTCTATGCAGAGAGCGGCTCGGCGATCAGCGTCAGCGGATCGCTGACGCAGTTGCTTGTGGCCGGGAACGTCGGCGTCGGCGGCTTGTCGGGGACGCCCTCAGGGCTCGCCGCGGGAAGCCTTGCGAACGACTTCGTCTCAGCGAGCTACGCGGGCGTGCCTCCGCAGGGGCCGTTCCCGAAGGTCGGCTCCGCACTCCTCGGCGCCGGTGTCGCAGCGCACGTTGCCGCGGACGACTTCGAGGGGCGCGCGCGCGGCGGCGTCGCGGACGTGGGCGCGTATGCCTACGCGGCGGGACCGCCCGGTTGGGTGATCGCGGCGGGCTTCAAGCCGCCCGCCGGCTCTCAGGGCAGCGACGCCGGCGCGCCAGGGCGCGGGGATGCCAGCGGCG encodes:
- a CDS encoding transposase: MTLPRQVVAGRTYLTSRRCTQRQHLLRPDARVEQIYLYCLAEACERYKITLHGFIAMSNHQHLLVRDNLGNYPEFFAHFHKMTAKALNAHWGRWENLWATEQPNAVYLVEAQDRFDKLIYLLCNPVADHLVERVAEWPGASSFGQHLRGTTRTIKRPRGFFREDGPMPQEVTLRIEPVDGFDHLAAKEWADKVAAAVRAQEETAKAHRAKTGRRVLGRKAVLGTAPTSRPRTVEPRRKLRPHVACRNTERRRQELSALRGFRIAHRDARLRWIGGERRTVFPEGTYRFAALGVRCKGAAPT
- the sulP gene encoding sulfate permease, whose amino-acid sequence is MLRHYQRRWLAQDLGAGLVLTAILVPAGMGYAEASGLPAITGLYATIVPLLAYAIFGPSRIMVLGPDSGLAALVGAAVIASSAGDPERAVALGSLLAILTGLLCVAGGLLKAGFLTDLLSKPVRVGYMNGIALTVLVTQLPKLLGFSVKATGAFDGALGVVHGVADGQTKLLALGLGSACLALILGLRAVSAKIPGILIAVVLATIVVTVFHLGGELAVVGAVPRGMPLPSLPAVHLADVGQMFVAAVGIALVSFADTSVLSRTFAARHGYRVDPNRELIGLGLANLAGGFFRGFPVSSSSSRTPVAESAGSKTQLTGVVGALAIAVLLLAAPWLLENLPTTALAAVVITAALRLFDLRSLRIFYRVRRSDFVLSMVGFVAVAALGVIPGIAVTVGVSILDFVRRAWRPHDAILGRAHAVKGYHDLKRYPDAKQVPGLVLYRWDAPLFFANADMFRARILDAVDDSATTVKWVVVAAEPITDVDTTAAEMIEELDKELATRNVELAFAELKDPVKDRLQRYGLQKRIGHEFFFPTVGAAVKAFLAKNDVGWVDWEDS
- a CDS encoding Rrf2 family transcriptional regulator, whose protein sequence is MKRDSRLSGVLHVLLHMAQNDRPVTSAVLAKAMDTNPVVLRRVMAGLREKGYVQSEKGHGGGWTLTRDLTKLTLRDVYAALGSPSLLAIGNRTEAPGCVVEEAVNAGLRKSFEDAESLLLTRLSEVTLAALSEDVRGRLATRKRARPSSRGRTGGKRGGVPHHEHEHDHGHPPHGAARAHHTFADASALSRVLEDPTRDAWQRPNDVLRALALKPTMTVADVGAGTGYFAVRLARALPQGKVIATDLEPGMVRFLRQRARRERLPNLHTLRATKTTSGLAAQSVDRILVVHVWHHLAEPGDYARGLAAALRPGGRLFVVDFRASGHRGPPASLRVKPDAVIAALVGAGLSAKASRIALPDQYIVEARRRP
- a CDS encoding right-handed parallel beta-helix repeat-containing protein, with amino-acid sequence MTKKDLLAGATVLGTLLVGGGASAKTVEIGPADDAEAAIQGLAAGDELVLRGGTYTFTSRFGVSVKGTAANPIVVRAKASERPVFYSADASQNLVDFDDVEYVTFRGIEFKGGSHGLRLIKARFVTVEDCEIHETDDVALSANSGGPYEGLQILRNHIHDTGGTGEGMYLGCNSNACRVTGSLIAGNHVHHTNGPTVIQGDGIELKEGSYDNVIRDNVIHDTKYPCILTYSVVGNGGPNIIERNVMWNCGDHAIQSAADAIIRNNIILSANADGIAMQPHQAGAPSNLIVVHNTILKAQNKAVSASGITGSVVIANNAVYAESGSAISVSGSLTQLLVAGNVGVGGLSGTPSGLAAGSLANDFVSASYAGVPPQGPFPKVGSALLGAGVAAHVAADDFEGRARGGVADVGAYAYAAGPPGWVIAAGFKPPAGSQGSDAGAPGRGDASGAPLADGGEGATSGEALAAKGPQEEEGGCAIGGGSSRVAAMGGLMAMALWVVRRRRRSA